The genomic stretch GCGGGGCAGCTCCGTGACGGGCGTCACCGGGAAGAAGCCGTCGGTGAGCACCCGGTCCAGCTCCTCGCGCGTCAGCTCCGTGCGCAGCGTCCCGCCGATGAGCGACGAGCCGCGGCCGGGGATGGAGATGGGGGCCTTGTCGAGCGACGTGTCCCCGTACAGCGCCTCCTTCGCCTGACGGCAGCCGTAGGTGAGGGCGTTGAACTGCCAGGTGTCGAGCTTCTTGCCCTCGGCGGTCAGGCGCTGGTTGAGCGTGTGCGCCAGGGCGAGGTCCATGTTGTCGCCGCCCAGCAGGATGTGGTCGCCCACCGCCACGCGTAGCAGCTCCACCTCGCCGCCGTTGTCGCGCACGGTGATGACGGAGAAGTCGGAGGTGCCGCCGCCCACGTCCACCACGAGGATGACCTCGCCCGGCTTCACCTGCTGGCGGAACGTCTCGCCCATGGCCTCCAGCCACGCGTAGAGCGCGGCCTGGGGCTCCTCCAGCAGGGTGAGGTGCTCGATGCCCGCGGCCTTCGCGGCCTCCAGCGTCAGCTCGCGCGCCGCCGCGTCGAACGAGGCGGGGACGGTGACGATGACGTCCTGCGCGGCCAGCGCGTTGCCGGACTCGTCCCGCTCCTTCGCGAAGGTGGAGTCCCACGCCTCCTTGAGATGGCGCAGGAAGCGCGCGGACGCGTCCAGCGGGGACACGCGCTGCACGTCCTCGGGCGCCTGCCATGGCAGCAGCGCGGCGCGCCGGTCCACGCCCGGGTGGGACAGCCAGCTCTTGGGCGAGGACACCAGGCGCGTGGGCACCTTGGCGCCGTGCGCGCGGGCGAACTCGCCGATGACGCAGGAGGCGTCCTTGTTCCACGGCAGCGCGAGGCTGCCGGGCGGGAACTCCTGCGGGGCGGGCAGGTACAGGAAGGAGGGCAGGAGGGTGCGCGCCTCCACCGTCCCGGGCGCGGTCAGCTGCGCGATGGGCAGCATGGACTGCGCCCGTCCCCGGGGCTTGCCCTCCTCGAGGTTGAAATACGACACGGCGGAGTGGGTGGTGCCGAGGTCGATGCCGATGGAATAGCGGGCCATATCGGGCTTGAACTCCTTCAGGGGCTCCCTTTTGTCCGAGGGATGTGTCGTCGAGGCGACGCTCAGGCGAGCTCGACCTCAGCGGGAGCGAGCACTCGCGCGTCCATGGCCGCGCTCACCGTGGGGAAGCGCACCTCGGTGGCCACCCATCCGTGGTGCCGCAGCGTGCCTGCGTGGGGCGGCTGCCCCGTCACGTTGCCGGTGAGGCGGATGCGCTGGGCGTCGAACCCGGCGGGCACCGTCAACCGGTCTCCCTCCGCCTGGGGCACCACCGGCTGGAGGGTGAGGTACTGGCCGAGCACCTTGCGGCACCCCTCGTGGACGGTGCGCGAGGCGGCGCCCACCTCGGCGTCCGAGTAGGCGGCCACGTTCTCCTGGAGGAAGTCCACCAGCCGGCCCTCGCGCTGGAGCATCCCCAGCAGGGACAGGGCGCTGGCGTGGGCGCGCTCCGGAGGCAGCTCGACCGGCTTCACCTCCTTGGGAGGCTCGGCCCCGGGCGGCGCCGCCGGGGCGGGCGCTCCGGAGGGGAGGGCGTGGAGCTGCCCGGCGTCATAGGCCCGGCTGGCGGGGAGGACGGCCCGGGCGAAGTCGCGGGAGACGAGGCAGCGCCAGAAGCAGAGCCAGGCGAGCCAGAAGCGCGCGAAGAACGACAGGGAGGCAGGCTGGTCGGTCATCGGCTCCGGATAACAAAGCCCGCCTGCTTTGCAATTCGGCAGTCGCTGGAATTGCCCCAAATGCAAAGGGCCTCACGGTTTCCCGTGAGGCCCTTCGTTTTCAGCGTGGTGGAGGTGGACGGGATCGAACCGACGACCTTCGCATTGCGAACGCGACGCTCTCCCAACTGAGCTACACCCCCACATGGGGACTACACCTGCTATGTGCGACCGGGGTCGCGTCCGGCGGTTTGGGGCCGCCGAAGTGGAACGGGCTAGTACCGGACCCCTCCCCGCCTGTCAAGCGCAAGCCGTAGGCCCTCATCCGGCTGATTGACGTGTCGCGCAGCGGGTGCCATAAAAACCCCTCTTCTCCGGTGTACCCTTCCCGCCCGGTGCCCCTTCCCCGGTAATGTCTACCTCCCCTTCGAAGACGTTGAGCCCGGCCGAGCTCGCGAAGCTCGAACACGCGTTCGCCTCCGATCCGTCCTCCGCCGCCTACAAGCCCCTCGCGGAAGCGTACCTGAGCATGGGTCGCTTCATGGAGGCGATGGTCGTCTGCAAGAAGGGAGTGAAGGCCCACCCCAATGTGGCCGACCCGCGCCTCCTTCTCGCCCGCGTCTACGCGGAGCAAGGCAAGGACAAGAAGGCGCTGGAGGAGGCGCTCGGCGCGCTCCAGGTGCAGCCGGAGGACAAGGTCGCCCTGCGGATGGCGGGCTCGCTCCAGCTCAAGACGGGCGAGGCCGAGCCGGGCAAGGCCAACCTCCTGAAGGCCTTCGCGGCGGACCCGGGAGACCCGGACACCGTCACGTTGCTCCAGCAGTACAAGATCGAACCGCCGCGTCCGGCCGCGCCGGCCCCGGCGCCCGTGGTGGCCCCCGTGGCTCCGACGGCCGCCCAGCAGTCGGCGGCGGCGCTGGCCTCGGCGGCCGCGACGACCGCTCCCGCGGAGGCGGCTCCCGCGCCGAAGCCCGCGCCGGCGCCCCGCGCGCCGTCCGCTCCCGCGCCCCAGGCCCGCGCGGACGCGCAGCCCCGTCCCCAGCAGCCCCGCCGGCCGCAGCCGGTCGTGGAGGAGGCGGACGAGGACGACGATGACGACGACCAGCCGCGCGGTCGCCCCCGGACACAGGGGGGCAAGGGCGGCAAGGTGGTCACCCTCGCGCTGCTGGTGGCGCTGCCCCTCTTCATCGCCGGCTATGGCTGGTACACGGCGCACACCCGCAAGGTGGCGCGCGAGCTGAAGAAGCACCTGGAGGCGTCCGCGGAGCTGCTCAAGCGCGACTCCTTCGACAGCTACAAGAAGGCCTGTGAGGAGGCGGACAAGGCGCTGGAGGTGGACTCCGACTCCGCCCAGGCGCACGGCTACCTCGCGTACGCCTACGCCATCCGCTGGGGTGAGCACGGCGGCGGCGACGACGCGCGCCACCGGGCGGAGGACCACCTGGGCGCGGGCAAGAAGAGCGGCGACGTCAGCTCGCACCTCATCGCGGCCGACGCGCTGGTGCAGACCTACGGCGGCAAGGGCAAGGACGCGCTCGACAAGCTGGAGGAGACGGTGAAGGGCCTGGATGCCCAGGGCCGCTCCAGCTCGCTGCTCTACCTGACGCAGGGCCTCATCCAGATGAACGCGGGCGACCTGGACCGCGCGCGCGACTCGCTGGAGCGCGCCCAGACGCTGGCGCCGGACGACCCGCGCATCTACTCGGGCCTGGGCGCGGTGTACCGCCGGCTCGGCCAGGACGGCACGGCCTGGCAGAACTACGACTTCGCGCTGCGCTACGAGAAGGACCACCCGGAGTCGCTGTTGGGCCGCTCGCTGCTGATGCTCGAGCAGGACGAGCCCAACTACCCCCTGGTGCAGGGCATGCTGAAGAAGCTGCTGGAGGCGGAGCCGCCGCCGTCGCCGCGCCAGCTCGCCGCCGCGCACCTGGCCCGCTCGCTGCTCATCAGCCGGGTGTCCGCCGCCATGGCGGACATGAAGCCGGAGGAGCAGAAGAAGCTCTCCGAGGCCACCGGCGTGCCGCTGGAGAAGGACAAGGCGCGCGCCGAGGTGCTCAAGAGCGAGGAGACCGGCTTCACGCTCGACAAGCAGAACCCGGAGCTGCACCTCATCAAGGGCCGCCGCCTCCTGGCGGAGGGCAACTTCGACGCGGCCGCCGAGGAGATGCGCAAGGCCATCCGCGTGGACGGCACCCGCGCCCAGTTCCACGTCGAGCTGGCCAAGGCGCTCATGGGTCGGCCGGGCGGCGAGAAGGAAGCCGCGGACGCGCTCCAGACGGCGCTCAAGACGATGGGCGACAGCCCGAAGCTGGTGGTGATGCTGGGCAACGCCTTCCGGCGCCAGGGCAAGCTCGACGAGGCGCTCACCCAGTACCAGCGCGCGGTCAAGGACCCCAAGGCGAAGAACCCGGAGGCCCGGCTGGCGATGGGCTC from Myxococcus stipitatus encodes the following:
- a CDS encoding Hsp70 family protein, yielding MARYSIGIDLGTTHSAVSYFNLEEGKPRGRAQSMLPIAQLTAPGTVEARTLLPSFLYLPAPQEFPPGSLALPWNKDASCVIGEFARAHGAKVPTRLVSSPKSWLSHPGVDRRAALLPWQAPEDVQRVSPLDASARFLRHLKEAWDSTFAKERDESGNALAAQDVIVTVPASFDAAARELTLEAAKAAGIEHLTLLEEPQAALYAWLEAMGETFRQQVKPGEVILVVDVGGGTSDFSVITVRDNGGEVELLRVAVGDHILLGGDNMDLALAHTLNQRLTAEGKKLDTWQFNALTYGCRQAKEALYGDTSLDKAPISIPGRGSSLIGGTLRTELTREELDRVLTDGFFPVTPVTELPRTARRTGLAQMALPYAQDAGVSRHLAAFLTRQAQALASSHDAPVDVSGKSFLHPTAVLFNGGVFKAGPLKARVMEVLNGWLEADGGVPAKELEGADLDLAVARGAAYYGWVRQGHGLRIRGGTARAYYVGVESAMPAVPGMEPPVKALCVAPFGMEEGTQADVPPQEFGLVTGEPTSFRFFSSSVRRDDTVGVMVDDVADALARGDMEELAPIETTMPGQPSAFGDLTPVNLQAAVTEVGTLELRCLEKGGSGRWKLELNVRMKE
- a CDS encoding DUF2760 domain-containing protein, with amino-acid sequence MTDQPASLSFFARFWLAWLCFWRCLVSRDFARAVLPASRAYDAGQLHALPSGAPAPAAPPGAEPPKEVKPVELPPERAHASALSLLGMLQREGRLVDFLQENVAAYSDAEVGAASRTVHEGCRKVLGQYLTLQPVVPQAEGDRLTVPAGFDAQRIRLTGNVTGQPPHAGTLRHHGWVATEVRFPTVSAAMDARVLAPAEVELA
- a CDS encoding tetratricopeptide repeat protein, whose protein sequence is MSTSPSKTLSPAELAKLEHAFASDPSSAAYKPLAEAYLSMGRFMEAMVVCKKGVKAHPNVADPRLLLARVYAEQGKDKKALEEALGALQVQPEDKVALRMAGSLQLKTGEAEPGKANLLKAFAADPGDPDTVTLLQQYKIEPPRPAAPAPAPVVAPVAPTAAQQSAAALASAAATTAPAEAAPAPKPAPAPRAPSAPAPQARADAQPRPQQPRRPQPVVEEADEDDDDDDQPRGRPRTQGGKGGKVVTLALLVALPLFIAGYGWYTAHTRKVARELKKHLEASAELLKRDSFDSYKKACEEADKALEVDSDSAQAHGYLAYAYAIRWGEHGGGDDARHRAEDHLGAGKKSGDVSSHLIAADALVQTYGGKGKDALDKLEETVKGLDAQGRSSSLLYLTQGLIQMNAGDLDRARDSLERAQTLAPDDPRIYSGLGAVYRRLGQDGTAWQNYDFALRYEKDHPESLLGRSLLMLEQDEPNYPLVQGMLKKLLEAEPPPSPRQLAAAHLARSLLISRVSAAMADMKPEEQKKLSEATGVPLEKDKARAEVLKSEETGFTLDKQNPELHLIKGRRLLAEGNFDAAAEEMRKAIRVDGTRAQFHVELAKALMGRPGGEKEAADALQTALKTMGDSPKLVVMLGNAFRRQGKLDEALTQYQRAVKDPKAKNPEARLAMGSIYRERSDWTKAQEQLEKASQEFVGQPGRSAMALTELARVYQGKGDAAKADETYQRALNADEGFSAAYYFYATLLSKDAKQGAKAKMLAQEYLKRDPSGEHASAARSLSGG